The following are from one region of the Dreissena polymorpha isolate Duluth1 chromosome 2, UMN_Dpol_1.0, whole genome shotgun sequence genome:
- the LOC127870091 gene encoding myosin-binding protein C, fast-type-like — protein MIVERPKVHLTTTTLFGVSEVRVHAGEPLKMKLGITGSPTPIVIWAKEGKPIPRARTSNTHDYDILDLPKADYDDTGNYLVTVENKHGRDSADIPVIVIDKPGPPKGTLEVSDVFADSCQLAWKPPQDKGNSPIIEPLDQEDSNSEEDSEEDMPVVDTDAKSKATTNKSKATASQSKATTSQSKVSTKATTCSVGKKAQKRKLWSVEEQAAVERHLGKYLHTSKLPGRD, from the exons ATGATTGTTG AGCGTCCAAAGGTTCACCTGACCACCACAACTCTTTTCGGAGTGTCTGAAGTTCGTGTACATGCTGGGGAGCCACTAAAGATGAAACTGGGCATTACCGGTTCTCCAACTCCCATTGTCATCTGGGCTAAAGAAGGAAAACCCATTCCAAGG GCTCGCACCTCCAACACTCATGACTATGATATTCTAGACCTCCCAAAAGCAGATTATGACGACACTGGAAACTACCTTGTGACTGTTGAAAACAAACATGGCAGAGACTCTGCAGATATTCCGGTGATCGTTATTG ACAAGCCTGGACCACCCAAAGGTACTTTGGAGGTCAGTGATGTGTTTGCGGACTCCTGCCAATTGGCATGGAAACCACCTCAGGACAAAGGAAACTCACCAATAATCG AGCCGCTGGACCAAGAAGACAGTAATTCGGAAGAAGATTCTGAAGAAGATATGCCAGTTGTTGATACAGATGCTAAGTCCAAAGCTACAACCAACAAGTCCAAAGCCACAGCCAGCCAGTCCAAAGCCACAACCAGCCAGTCCAAAGTTTCAACCAAGGCAACAACCTGCTCTGTCGGAAAGAAAGCGCAGAAAAGAAAATTGTGGTCTGTTGAAGAACAAGCTGCTGTTGAGCGACATCTCGGAAAATATCTTCACACTTCAAAGCTGCCAGGTAGAGATTGA